The Diadema setosum chromosome 1, eeDiaSeto1, whole genome shotgun sequence genome has a window encoding:
- the LOC140237438 gene encoding gem-associated protein 6-like encodes MAAPCGGKDEIIEGDVFRKMDAVSWQKLVYKKVQIQAAHKYSYIGWIYTIDPVSKSILLADFDTRSSDGQIPLTVILGQEISHINILDEDVDKHRISLDQLFHCQSHEPSLSKEEISAKKQKLKEWLELHRVPVTESGKDSELLDVSQVLTIEPPYSAENCVCTNEIILARVQALVRNMLDTT; translated from the exons ATGGCAGCGCCGTGTGGAGGGAAAGACGAAATCATTGAGGGAGATGTTTTCCGGAAAATGGATGCTGTATCTTGGCAAAAGCTGGTTTACAAGAAAGTTCAGATACAAGCAGCTCACAAGTATAGTTACATTGGCTGGATATACACTATTGATCCTGTATCTAAAAG CATCCTCTTGGCTGACTTTGACACCAGGTCCTCAGATGGGCAGATACCACTCACTGTCATCCTGGGACAGGAAATATCCCACATTAACATCCTTGATGAGGATGTAGACAAGCATAGAATCTCATTGGACCAACTCTTCCACTGTCAATCACATGAACCTTCACTGTCCAAAGAGGAAATATCTGCAAAGAAGCAGAAGTTGAAAGAGTGGCTGGAGCTACATAGGGTCCCTGTTACGGAATCTGGCAAAGATAGCGAACTGCTTGATGTCTCACAAGTGCTAACCATTGAGCCACCATACTCAGCAGAGAACTGTGTGTGTACAAATGAGATTATACTAGCTAGAGTGCAGGCACTAGTGAGGAACATGCTTGATACAACATGA